In Citrus sinensis cultivar Valencia sweet orange chromosome 4, DVS_A1.0, whole genome shotgun sequence, one DNA window encodes the following:
- the LOC102631322 gene encoding transcriptional regulator SUPERMAN: MAPELGLLSSTQHKKLAQSQQNQPSPSLSPGKTWMLNQKREPQEDDDSWEVRAFAEDTGNIMGTTWPPRSYTCTFCRREFRSAQALGGHMNVHRRDRARLHHHQAQPHASSSSSTLIIPTTQEFTNSGYCLLYQLPNPNGGVFASTTMTACAIDDSPSTLLSISPYPPNNLIGLPPSTNFPAASQCYSTKDPLGSINDNSNACNESAIEELDLELRLGQRPTPT; the protein is encoded by the coding sequence ATGGCTCCTGAGCTTGGCCTTCTCTCCTCAACCCAGCATAAAAAATTAGCTCAATCTCAACAAAACCAACCAAGCCCTAGCTTATCTCCCGGTAAAACTTGGATGTTGAACCAAAAGAGAGAGCCccaagaagatgatgattcGTGGGAGGTTAGGGCTTTTGCTGAAGACACAGGCAACATCATGGGCACCACTTGGCCACCAAGGTCTTATACTTGCACCTTTTGTAGAAGGGAATTCCGGTCGGCTCAAGCCCTAGGCGGCCATATGAATGTGCACCGCCGTGACCGTGCTAGGCTTCACCATCACCAAGCGCAGCCTCAtgcatcatcttcttcttccacTCTTATTATTCCAACAACTCAAGAATTTACAAATAGTGGATATTGTCTACTCTACCAATTACCTAACCCTAACGGTGGTGTCTTCGCTTCAACAACTATGACTGCATGTGCTATTGATGATTCCCCCTCGACTCTTCTGTCAATTTCACCATATCCCCCGAACAACTTGATAGGGCTGCCACCGTCTACAAATTTCCCGGCAGCTTCCCAATGCTACTCTACAAAAGATCCGTTAGGTTCAATTAACGACAACAGCAACGCTTGCAATGAATCTGCCATTGAAGAGCTTGATCTAGAGCTTCGGCTAGGGCAGAGACCAACACCAACATGA